Part of the Desulfolutivibrio sulfoxidireducens genome is shown below.
TACAGGAAGAGCGCCTTTTATGTTGGCTCATTACTCATCATTAATATAATGTCGAATCTCCATTGCGTCACTTCTGAAAGGATGGAGAGTACAAAGCCAAACGAATGTCGACACGGCCTAGTTGTCAAAGATCGTTTTTATATGTCAACAAAGATGATTTATTTAGGCCGCGCATCGGCGAGCAACAGAGTGAACCTCCGCACCAGTCGTTGCGTGGCAGTTGTCTCACATCACCGCGACATGAGCGCGAACACACCCCAGCCTAGGTATTCACGGGTGTACGTGGCGTAGCGTTCGGGCGCCGAGGTCAGTTCGGCTCGAACATCTTGCGCGAAATCATCGTCGGGATTCATTTCGAGCCATCGGCGCATCGTGAGCCACTTGGCTGCCTCGTACCTGTCCCAACTGTCTTGGTCTGCCAGAACCATTTCCACGACGTCGTAGTCGAGGTTGCCGAAAGACCCGAGAAGTTCTGGAAGCAAGAGAAAGTCTGAGATGGAACCGGCGCGGCATCCCTTGGCGACCTCTTCTGTCGGCGGCAATCGCAGCCAGTATGGCTCGCCGATAAGGATGATCCCTCCCGTGCGGAGACTCTTCGCCAGAAGCTCGATGGCGCCGACGACTCCCCCACCGATCCAGGTGGCGCCGACACAGGCTGCCACACCGACCTTTTCGTCGGCGACGTAGCCGGCAGCGTCTCTGTGGATGAACGTGACCCGATCGGCGACGCCTAGTTCGTCAGCGCGGAGTTTCGCTTGTTCGGTGAACAACTGGCTCATGTCGATACCAGCGCCGCTGATCCCGTAATCGCGTGCCCAGGTACACAGCATCTCGCCCGAACCGCTGCCGAGGTCGAGCACACGGGTCCCCGGTTCCAAACGCAACGCCGCGCCGAGAGTGGCGAGCTTTTCTGGTGTGAATGGATTATGGATGCGATGAGCACTTTCGGTAATGTTGAATATCCGTGGAATGTCCACTTCAGAAACTCCTTTATTCGACCGAATTTGGGGTTAAAACCCCTGGCTTTAGCCGGGTGGCTTGCAGCTAGCGGTTTTATTTGTCTCTTCTGTAGTCCTTATCTTGGCCGATCAAAAATCATTTTCGCATGTGTAAGGCTCCTCATCACCGGCTGCGTAGCCTGCCGGTATCAAGCTGGACTCTCAGCCCGCGGGTTTTAAACCCACCAGCTTAATCTGGTGGTCGTTGAGTATTTATGCTTTTCGTCAGTATCAGGAGCACTCCTGTTTCTATGGCGCGATGGTGCAACGAGCTGAGTGAAAGTGTAGCAAATCGGTTCCGGGGATGGAAGGAGGAACTCGAGCAGGTCAAAATCGATACAGGGGCCTGCACAACGGAGAAATCACCAAAAACTCAAAAATTCGGCAATTGGAAAACGCGGGAACCTGTGGATCGGAGGGTTGGAGGAGACCCGAAAAACTGAAAAAGCATATAAAACAGTGCGATATGGCCGGTTTGAAGCAAAATGAACCCGCCGGACGGCGGCACTCTGCCTTTTGCCAGTGGGGGAGGAGTCAAAAACGTGGAGAACCGCGTTTTTCCCCATGCAAGCCATGGGCAATGACGTGTAGGCACCATTCGCCAGAAACGGGTTGCAACGCATTGCATTCTCGCGATTCTTCTCGATCATATTGAAATACTTTGGATAATTTTTTCTTTGCAAGCCCGTTGTTTTTTAAGGGACGCCGCACGAGGGAATGGATCGTGCATGAACCCGCTCATGGCGGGAGGTGGGACGAAAGTGCCCACCCCGGGATTTCCGGCCGGCGCGTGGCGGGATCGTTGGCCATTTGCCGCCGGGTCGGACGCAATACCGTCAGACGGGGAGGGAACCATGTGCGCCTTGGATATCGCGGGCATCAACAGCATGTACAGCCAGTTGTCCAGCACCGACGACACGGTGAAAAACTCCCTGGCGGCAAAGGTCGCGGCCAGGAAGTACATAAGCGACAATGACACGGACGGGGATGGGGTACTCAGCCAGACGGAGACGGGCTTTAGCGACGATTCCTTCACATCCGTGGATGCGGACGGAAACGGCGCGATCGACTATGACGAGATGCACACGCAACTGAAAAGCAGCGGCAGTACGCTCTATGACTATCTGGTCGCCAAGACGCCGGCGGTCAAATATGAGCTGGTGTCGCAATTTCTGGACGTCATGAAGAAATAGGCCTGTTTGGGGCCGATCAGCCCGCCAGCCTGAGAAGCCGTTCGGCCACCACGGCCGGGGCGATGGCCTCGCGGATGGCCGGGCGCAGGACCAGTTCCCCGCGTTCGCACATGGGGGCGCTTTGGTGCGCGGCGGCCAATTCGGCCTCGAAGGCGGCGCGAAGCGCCGCGAACGATTCCGCCACCTCGGGGTAGGCGTTGTCCTCGCGCCAGGGCAGGCGCAGTTCGGCCCCGCCTTTTTTCCGTTTGTGGTTGGGCGTCTCCAGGAGATGGCAGCCCGGTGGCTCGATCCCGGCCCGCTCGAACTGGTTCGGATAGCAGAAGGCCTGCCAGGATGACGGCGGTTCGGGGATGGTGGACACGATGCGGACCATGGGCAGGGCCAGGTGTTCCTCGTGGCGTTCCATGGTCACGTGGTAGCGTAAGATCGGCCGCAGGTTGCCGCGTTTTTTTTCGATGCTCCATTCGATGCGCATGTCTCCTTCCTTTCCTTTGCGATGTTTCACCCGACCCGTTTGCTGCGTCCTTGCCCAAAATTTCCTTGCCCTTTGAGGGATTCCAAAGGGGCCGCGCCCCGTTGGCCCCCGGAGGCATATCTTCATCCCGCGTCATCGGCGCATGGCCCGGATACGTCGATTCCCCGAGGCCGCCCGGGGTCTTGTCTTTTAACCCTATAGGGACGCGGTGATTGCCCGGACGTCCGCGCTTCCCCAAAATTTTCAATCCCTATGCGGGATTCCAAAGGGGCCGCGCCCCTTTGGCCCCCGGAGGGTATTCCTCTTTCTGTCCTTTCCCCTTCTCCTTACTCCGCGATCCGCACCATCTCCCCGAACGGCGCGTCTTCTTCCCCGGCCGGTCCGTAGGCGGCCCACAGCACCGGGTAGTCGGGGGGGGCCGGAAACCGATCGCACCGCATGTCCGTCAGGTAGACCAGGCAGGCCGGACGGATGCCCAGTTCGTCCACCTTTGTGAAGGCCGGCCGGAAGTCCGTGCCGCCGCCGCCCTTTGGATCGAGATGAAGGGGCAGGTCGAAGCGGGAGAAGGTCAGGGCCTGACGCACCTCGGCGTCGCAGAAAAGGACGGTGACGCGGGTGTCGAAGTCGGCCAGGATGGAGGAGAGTTCGGCGCAGAAAAGGGACAGGACGTCCTTTGAGATCGAGCCCGAGCTGTCGATGGCCAGGACGATCTCGGGAAGCTCCTGGTTTTTGAGCGCGGGAAAGATCAACCCCAGGTACACGTAGCGCCGGTTGGGGGGCAGCCAAGTGTAGTCGCTGACCGCGTTTTGCTCCAGGAAGCGGCGTAGGAGTTGTCGCCAATCGAGTCTGGGCCGGATGGCCTCCTCCACCAGGCGCACGAGTCCGGCCGGCAGATCGCCCATGCCCCCGGCGCGTCCGGCCTGGTTGACGGCCTGGGCCAGGGAGACCCGCAGTTCGCGGTCCATGGTCTCCCGGTCGGTTCGCGATGGGCGTCCGTTCGATTCGGGGTGGTCGCGGACCTCGCCGACACGTCCCGGGTCAGGGGACGTTTGGCCGTCCGGGAATTTTTTGTCGCCCGAGGCCGGGGCCTTTTTGCCCCGGGCGGCGTCGATATCCGCGCCGGGGGGCGGGGATTGCGGTTTTTCGGCCGTGGCCGAGGGATTGTCCACGGCCTGGCCCGGGGAATCGTTTTGGCCCTCGCCGCCGGGGTGCGTCTCGGCTTGGGCGGTGTCCTGGTCGTCGCCGCCGAGGCTGCCGCCCCGGCGTTTTCGCTCCTCGATCCCGGCCAGGGCGGCGAAGATGTCGTCCACGCTACGACCCGCGTATTTCCGGTCGAAAAGCGCGTCCGGGGGCAGGGAGAATCCGGCGTCCGCGAGGATGGCGTTGACCGCGTAGTCGCAGGCCCGGTTCCACAGGGTCTCGTCGCGGCCCAGGCGGCGCAGGTGGTGGGAGCAGACGATGTGCAGCACCTCGTGGGCCACAAGTCCCACGGCCGTCTCCAGGCCCAGGGCGTCCACCAGGGCCGGGCGGTAGCCCAGGGTGCGGCCGTCGGTCCACATGCCCGCACATTCCGGATCGGGGGTCAGGCGCAAGCGAAGCGCCAGGGAGCCGAAAAAGGGGTGGTCCATGACCAGTTCGGCCCGGGCCCGGGCCATTTTCTCCGCCGGGGTCACGGCGTCCTCACACCAGCACGTGGGCGTTGTCCCGGGCCCAGGCGGCGAAGGCCTCGGTGCCGGCCACCTCCCGGTCCCGGCGCAGGGCGTCGCGCATGAGCAGGACCCCGAATTCCACGGGAAGCCTGGCGGCGTATCCGGCCAGGGCGGGCATGGTCTCGGCGGCGGCCGTGCGGGCCAGGGCCTCGCAGATGGCGTAGACCGCGGCCGGATCCGAGGGCACGGGGGCGTGGTGGGGGTTGGCCAGGACGGCGTCGGTGTCCGGAAGCTCGCGCCATACCCGCAGGAAACCGGTAAATTCGGCGGCCGCGCCCTCGCCCACGGTGCCGCGCAAAAGATCGTATTCCACCTCGGCCGGGGGGGCGGCGGCCAGGATGCCCGAGACGAATTCCCAGGTGCGCGGGGAGGGGAAGGCCCGCTCGGCCCGGGCCGGGTCGAAGTCGTGCAGAAGCGCCGGCCGGAATCGCAAAAAGGCCGTGACCTCGGGGCGGATGGAGGTCTTTTCGGCCCAGGCCAGCCAGTCCTCGAGATGGGCCTCGAAGTCCAGGTGCACCATGCGGTTGGCCAGGGCCGAGGGCATGCGGTGGGTCACGGCCCGATCCTGTTCGCGGTTTCCGGCGGCCACCACGCTCCAGCCCGGGGGAAGCGCGTATTCGCCCAGGCGGCGGTCCAGGATGAGCTGGTAACAGGCGGCCTGGACCAGGGGCGGGGCGGCGTTGAGCTCGTCGAGAAAAAGGACGCCCGAGCCGTTTGTGGGCAAAAAGGCCGGCGGTCGCCAGTGGGAGCGGCCGTCGTCGCCGATGGCCGGCAGGCCGCGCAGGTCCATGGGGTCGAGGAGTATGGCGCGGATGTCGGCCAGTTCACGGCCGAGGGCCCGGGCCGCCTGGGCCACCACCTGGCTTTTGCCCACGCCCGGCGGCCCCCAGAGAAACACGGGGCGGCCGATGGGAATGAGGGTGGTCAGGGCCATGGCTATCTGGGACGGGATCACGGGGACTCCTTGATGCGTGGCGCGGTATGCTCGGCGTCGGCCACGTGGCTTCGGGGCGGGGTTCTCGGCGGCCTGGGGCGGCATCCGGGGCCGGCGGGCGGGGCACGGGACGAGGGGCGCGGTTTTCTGGCCATGGTGTCGCGTTTCGCGCGCCGCGCCTGTCCGCAACGCGCCGGGGGCGGGGAGGGGTCGATTCCCCGCCCGTCAGCGCGCTTTGGCCCGCCGCCACCATGGCGGACGGACCGAGTCCGGCAAAAATGCCCGGCGGGATCGGCACAGATGGCCGCCTGCAAGGGCGCGGATCGGCCGATCCGCCGAACTACCCCGTGCCGGGCCGATCCTTGATATTGAAAATGAAAGTAATTGTCAATGAAGACCCCGGACAATGGTGCGGCAGGCCCGTAGCGGCGGGGCGTTACGCCGTGGCCGGATATCCAGGGCGCCACGTGGGCAGGGGGGGCACGGGGCGGCAGCGCGAGCCCGGCGCCAACGGCCGGGGGGCCGGGACGTCTGGTCAAGCGGTCCGCTTTGGTGTAGCTGTGCCCGGGGCCAGCGCCGGACCGGCCATGCCGTCCGACGCGCGTCCGACTTCAGGATTCCGGAGAGATGCCCCCATGTCCCATATCGCCCGTCTGCTCATCACCTGCCCGGACCGCCCGGGCATCGTGTCCGCCGTAACCACGTTTTTGTACACCCACGGGGCCAACATCATCGATCTGGACCAGCATTCCACGGACCCCGAGGGAGGGACGTTCTTTTTGCGCCTGGAATTCCACGCCCCGGTTTTGGACCTGTCGCGCTCGGCCCTGGAAACGGCCTTCGGGGAGGTGGTTGGGGAGCGGTTCGGCATGGACTGGCGGCTGTCCCATGCCGATGACGTCAAGACCGTGGCCGTTCTGGTCTCGCGCCACGACCACTGCCTGATGGAGCTTTTGTGGCGGTATTCCCGGGGCGAACTGCCGTGTCGCGTCGCGGCGGTGGTCAGCAACCATGCCGATGCGCAAAAAAGCGTGGAGTCCTTCGGCGTGCCCTTTCACCACGTGCCTGTGGCGGATGGGGACATGCCCGGGGCCGAGGCGGCCATGCTGGATATCCTGGGGGACGCGGACCTAGTGGTCCTGGCCAGGTACATGCGGGTTTTGTCCGGCTCGTTCGTGTCCGCCTTTCCGAACCGGATCATCAACATCCACCATTCGTTCCTGCCCGCCTTCGTGGGCGCGAATCCCTACCGCCAGGCCCATGACAAGGGAGTCAAGCTGATCGGGGCCACAGCCCATTACGTCACCGAGGAACTGGATGCCGGTCCCATCATCGAACAGGACACGGCCCGGGTGAACCACCGTTTCGGTGTGGCCGACCTCAAGAACACGGGCAGCGATCTGGAGCGAAACGTCCTGGCCAGGGCCGTGACCTGGCACCTGGAGGATCGGGTCATCGTGCACGGCAACAAGACCGTGGTGTTCCGGTAAAACGTTCCCGCCCGCGACGCGCGCATCCGTGTGGTATCCCCGCCCGAATGCCGCCTTCCTCGTGAAAACCGTTGCGAATTTTGTGTTGTGGTACCGCATGGGCGCAACAGCGGGATGTTTGTGGCGAAAAAAAGGGTTGAATATCGTCCTTAATAATGATAATGGGACTCATGTTCATGGAGTATATCCCTCTCACGAGCCCCGGCCAGGGAGGCGGTCGGGCCGTCTCTCCCGGAACGAGGCGGTCTTTTGGGCCGCTTTCCGCGTGCCGCGCGACGGGTTTCGTGAATCGGAGGGGGCGGGGTCATCGAAAGATGGACGGCAGGGGGGTGGTCCTCCGCGTTCCCGAGCACTGTAGCCATTTTTACCAAAGGAGTATCGGGAATGCGAAAGCTGGGGAGGAGTGTGTTGTTTCTGATGGCATGGCTTGCCGTGACCACTGTTTCGGCCCCGTGCATGGACGTGAACATCGTGGGCGACGGCCGCATCTACGGCAACTTCTTCATCAACCATAACTACACCGGCTGGAACGAGGACGGCACCCAGACCGAGGACACCGTCAACTTCTGGCAGCGTTTCCGCCTGCGCTTCGATTTCAAGGCCCACGAGAACCTGTCCTTCCGGCTGGGCATGCGCGTGGACGACGAGAACTGGGGCCACGGCACCTTCACCGCCGACGCCCCGGAGGTCTCCATCGAGGCCTATCTGGCCTATCTCCAGTTCAAGTGGCCGGACACGGACATCCTGGTCACGGCCGGATACCAGCCCGTGTCCATGCCCCAGAGCGAGGCCTTTTACGATTCCGTGGTCATGGCCAACGACGACGGGGACCAGAGCACGGCGGCCCTGGTCATTTCCTCCCCCCTGTGGGAGGACGTGCTGTCCATAAACGCCGGATTCACCCGGTTCCTCGACACCAATGGCGCCTTCGACACCGACACCACCCAGGTGGGCGACGAATTCGACGCCTATTTCATGAACCTGCCCATCGCCCTGGAGGGGATCAAGCTCTCCCCCTGGGGCATGGTGGGCATCCTGGGCAAGGCCGCCGACCTGGACGACATGCGCAACGGGTTGACCTCGGCGGGCAGCTTTTTGCCCCCCAACAGCCGCGAATACAACCAGACCCCGTACTGGTGGGCCGGGGCCTCGATGGAGCTTGAGGTCCTTGATCCGTTCAAGGTGTATGCCGACTTCGTCTACGGGGCCTCGGCCAACGCCCT
Proteins encoded:
- a CDS encoding outer membrane homotrimeric porin gives rise to the protein MAWLAVTTVSAPCMDVNIVGDGRIYGNFFINHNYTGWNEDGTQTEDTVNFWQRFRLRFDFKAHENLSFRLGMRVDDENWGHGTFTADAPEVSIEAYLAYLQFKWPDTDILVTAGYQPVSMPQSEAFYDSVVMANDDGDQSTAALVISSPLWEDVLSINAGFTRFLDTNGAFDTDTTQVGDEFDAYFMNLPIALEGIKLSPWGMVGILGKAADLDDMRNGLTSAGSFLPPNSREYNQTPYWWAGASMELEVLDPFKVYADFVYGASANALDSSRRGGWFVDAAVEYTGFDFMTPGVYAWMGSGENASLADGSERLPVVMPKWGPATSFLFDCDQALSDASMETDPTGTIGFALALKDISFIEDLTSRLTFAMVFGQNSSAGIRRALAVTGGNGGYMTMGQQLAVGEQLVGVNFDHYYDLYENLTLNLETGFAQGFGFQNNVWGRRFAEAAGPAWKCGLGVTYTF
- a CDS encoding SAM-dependent methyltransferase, producing MDIPRIFNITESAHRIHNPFTPEKLATLGAALRLEPGTRVLDLGSGSGEMLCTWARDYGISGAGIDMSQLFTEQAKLRADELGVADRVTFIHRDAAGYVADEKVGVAACVGATWIGGGVVGAIELLAKSLRTGGIILIGEPYWLRLPPTEEVAKGCRAGSISDFLLLPELLGSFGNLDYDVVEMVLADQDSWDRYEAAKWLTMRRWLEMNPDDDFAQDVRAELTSAPERYATYTREYLGWGVFALMSR
- the purU gene encoding formyltetrahydrofolate deformylase, producing the protein MSHIARLLITCPDRPGIVSAVTTFLYTHGANIIDLDQHSTDPEGGTFFLRLEFHAPVLDLSRSALETAFGEVVGERFGMDWRLSHADDVKTVAVLVSRHDHCLMELLWRYSRGELPCRVAAVVSNHADAQKSVESFGVPFHHVPVADGDMPGAEAAMLDILGDADLVVLARYMRVLSGSFVSAFPNRIINIHHSFLPAFVGANPYRQAHDKGVKLIGATAHYVTEELDAGPIIEQDTARVNHRFGVADLKNTGSDLERNVLARAVTWHLEDRVIVHGNKTVVFR
- a CDS encoding DUF2201 family putative metallopeptidase — translated: MTPAEKMARARAELVMDHPFFGSLALRLRLTPDPECAGMWTDGRTLGYRPALVDALGLETAVGLVAHEVLHIVCSHHLRRLGRDETLWNRACDYAVNAILADAGFSLPPDALFDRKYAGRSVDDIFAALAGIEERKRRGGSLGGDDQDTAQAETHPGGEGQNDSPGQAVDNPSATAEKPQSPPPGADIDAARGKKAPASGDKKFPDGQTSPDPGRVGEVRDHPESNGRPSRTDRETMDRELRVSLAQAVNQAGRAGGMGDLPAGLVRLVEEAIRPRLDWRQLLRRFLEQNAVSDYTWLPPNRRYVYLGLIFPALKNQELPEIVLAIDSSGSISKDVLSLFCAELSSILADFDTRVTVLFCDAEVRQALTFSRFDLPLHLDPKGGGGTDFRPAFTKVDELGIRPACLVYLTDMRCDRFPAPPDYPVLWAAYGPAGEEDAPFGEMVRIAE
- a CDS encoding AAA family ATPase produces the protein MIPSQIAMALTTLIPIGRPVFLWGPPGVGKSQVVAQAARALGRELADIRAILLDPMDLRGLPAIGDDGRSHWRPPAFLPTNGSGVLFLDELNAAPPLVQAACYQLILDRRLGEYALPPGWSVVAAGNREQDRAVTHRMPSALANRMVHLDFEAHLEDWLAWAEKTSIRPEVTAFLRFRPALLHDFDPARAERAFPSPRTWEFVSGILAAAPPAEVEYDLLRGTVGEGAAAEFTGFLRVWRELPDTDAVLANPHHAPVPSDPAAVYAICEALARTAAAETMPALAGYAARLPVEFGVLLMRDALRRDREVAGTEAFAAWARDNAHVLV